From the genome of Mustela erminea isolate mMusErm1 chromosome 3, mMusErm1.Pri, whole genome shotgun sequence:
AACAATGAAACCTGAATTAATTCTTCCACAACGAGAACTGTTGAGAGCTGTGTCCCATTGAGGACTGTTAAGATTTTCATTAACAGTTGTCTTTCTTCTGGTATTGAGCTTTAGACTTCACTAAGTGTTTCAAAATGTTAACCATAAGCCTATTATCAAATtcctcaataaaacatttttataaagtaagTGAGCAACAGTAACTTTCAACAGCTCTACAGCAGGAGCTCCAGGGCACAGGAAGGGAAAGATTTTACCAACCCCAAACTCACATATGGTGCTACTGCTGCTAGATGCACGAAATAGTGTTCCTTGGCACCCCACCCTCACGGCCCCGCCACTCAGggggcccctccccaggccccaccctcTCAGCAGCAGCAGTTACAGCAACCACAACGTGAAGAACAAGAGGCCAAACAAACGAAGCTCGGGCCTTGCCTGCAAGCTACACCTGAGACCAGCTATGCAGTTGAAAAGGGCCATGTTTGTAGGTCAAAATGGGCTGAGGGTAAACCAGTTCCTATGAGCACTCTAAGAAAATCGAATGCCTCAAGGGCCAGTCCACTGGAGGCAGCCCTGGCGGGCACAGGAGCTCCTCTGGGAATGCAGGGAATCCCAGGTCCTTGTCGCAAGGCTGTATCCCCTTCTCCTGAGTCAAAAGTGTTCTCCATTACCAACTGGAATCTCCTTGTAGCCTTCTCCTGGAATTCTTCATTCACCCAAGAGATACCAAATCAGGTACAGTATCCCACGGCAGCTTCTGGCCTATTCCCTATACTCGCTCCTCTCTACCCTGAACAAGGGAGGCTCAGCTCCCTGAGGGAGAGACGGGGAACGGTCCCCAGGGGCTTGAGCTGCTGCACAGCCACTCAGAGCTCCTGCCCAGGAGGGCTCCACCTGCTGGCATCTGGGATAGCTGTTTCCTGGGTTCCAGAGCCTTCTTCTGCACCTACCTCCAAAGCTTCAAACCGCACCTGATTCTGGAAGCTTCCCACTTGACCCGACCCATAACACCTAATACAATTTACCTTTATAAGACATGTACCCCGCGTTTCCAAGAAGACATCTTGTTCTTTCCATGCAGGCACCCTGCAACTGCCAAACACCGAAGAATCAGTTTGTCTCTGAGAGACCTCTCCCTCCTTAAGTCtacaagaacagaagaaaagcatCTAGCGCTCATAAACATCCTCACAAATGCCAAGCCCACCCTGTGTGAGTCCAAGCGCTCCAAGCACAGACACCTGTGGCTCCAAGTCCAGGCAGCACTATGCTCTGACGGCTCAAGGAGGCTCGCCGTGCCCATCATGCTGCCCCGCGACCCTCCACGCCTCCCCCAGGAAGACTCAGCGGCTCCTGGCCACACAACCTCTGCCCCGGCGGCCACCAACACTGTTAGAACCCCTTGGGAATTCTGCTCTTACAGTCTCTAAATATTTGCACCCATCTGAGCTATCAAATGAATGCGGACCATTTGGAACTAACCATATCCTAGAATAaaaccactaagaaaaaaaaaagttccactgTATTTTTTGCTGGCTACTTATTGTTATAGTGAAACCTAGAATAACCCAAAGCTTTGAGAATTAGGTCTCTCACCCAGGGTCACtaatttttctccctcccctccttccttcctcctttccttcctttcttaaaattttacttgagaggtagagagaaaaaaaagagagagagagagcaggagcgggaggagggggagggagaagcagcctctccacggagcagggagcccaccttgggactcgatcctaggaccctggaatcatgacctgagcggaaggcagacacttaatccacggaaccacccaagcacccatgaaaaatatttctaaaaggtATGGTTCATTGCCTATAGTAATAAGAGAAATGAATTCTAACGCAAATTTGTGACAACATTTCATTACACATACTACATTAGCAAGCCCTTTAAAAATGGTAACACCCAGCAAGTGCAACCTTCCTcctgaagaattattttaagtaaaaagacAATGTAGAGAACTATAAAATGTCCATAACCTATTaagataaaaaagaacagaatttttagCTGTATGTTCagctcagacttttaaaaatatatactgacaTCCAGTGTGGGCTGAACGCCGCTAAGGGAAAGAGGGGACCAGTTCGGACAGCAGCTCCCTCCAGTTTCCAAAGCTGAGGCCAGGAGAGGTGCTGCCACTGCCAGGAACACAAGGGGCATGGGGGCCTCCCCAACTCTTGCTAAGGGAAGGGCCACACCAAGGGAGACCTGGCCTCATGGAACTGTGCCTACGCACATGGAAATGCCTCCTCACAACAGAAAATTCTAGGCTAACATTCTCACTGTCCATTTTGCACACACACAGGATAATACCTAGAAGATAAATTTCTAGATTCAGACAATGGGTATGTGCATTTTAAAAGCGGATACACAgggcgaggggcgcctgggtggctcagtgggttaagcctctgcctttggctcagatcatgatcccagggtcctgggatagagcccctcatcgggctccctgttcagcagggaacctgcttcctcctctctctgcctgcctctctgcctacttgtgatctctgtcagataaataaaatcattttttaaaaaataaaataaaaataaaagcagatacaCACTCCCCAACTACCCTCTAAGAAAGTTACACCAATGGACAGCCCCACCTCTTGCCTCACCGTCTCCCACATCAcagccccacctccctccttacCAGCTAGATTACAAGTGCCAATGTTTTAATTCCTGCCCTTACTTATGCGTTACTTCCCTTGCCCCTCAGTTCCTCCACTGGACTCAAAACCTTGGGATCATCCTTGACTCTCCCTCCATCCGCACCATATCCAATCTAACAGCAAGTCTTGTTTGTTCTCTCTTCAAAATATACGAggaattgggacgcctgggtggctcagttggttaagcagctgccttcggctcaggtcgtgatcccagtgtcctgggatcgagtcccacatcgggctcctagcttggcaggaagtctgcttctccctctgcctctgcctgctgctctgtgctCGCTcacgctatctctctctctctctctgacaaataaataaaatcttaaaaaaaaaaaaaaaaaatatatatatatatatatattcactgccatttattcatttgcttcttGTCTATCTTCTGCACTAGAACAGAACTACCTGAGCTTAGAATTGTGCCTGGCACAGTGAAGATGCTTCATACATATTTGGTGAGtgaataaataccatttttataataaaagtcaAGCTGGATTTTAAAACCATCACTGCATGAAAAGTACTATGTTGTGGATAAACTCTATCAGAggaaaaagactagaaaataaaCACTAGATGAAAGAAGTTGCAATGGGACTTTCTCTTAATGTACAACATCCTATTTTAGTGTTTcctattattgttttataataaaaacgaGGGACCTTTTCTGTCCTAAATAAAAGGTTAGTGAGCATCTATGAGGAAGAGAGGGTCACGACTGTAAGCATCAGctgtgaaaaagagaaaggtaacTCTGAGAGCTGGAGCTGGCCTGGCAGGCGCACCAAGGCCCTGAGGTTACACACGAACAGCAGACAAGGCCACTCCACAAGCAGGATGGattcaaacaaaaacaagaccaagTGCAAGGTTAAGTGAACACAGACAAAACATGAACCCTGTCCACACCACAAAACACCAAACGTCCCCCCTCTCCCAGCTAATGAGTGAGTgttgcttctctgcccacttcaGCTTTGGCCCCACTTTAGTCTACCCTCCCTACGGGTAAGATGGATTAAAATACTGAAGCACAGAACTGCCCATTTTCTGACAGCGCCCAAGCCAGACCAAACTATCTTCCCAACACCACCAGTTCCCTGATACGAGCAGTCTCCCTTTTGCTGCAACAAGCAATTCAGTCCCACCTGCTCCAGGAAGCCCAGGGGTGGTCCTGGTGATCTTGGGCGGGTGGGCAATGACAGGTGTCACGACATCAGCTGCAATTACCGGCCACTGGACATGCAGAAGCCCTAAGAGACCCAGCTGGAAAACTGACCCCAGGAGATGATCTCAGGGCTGGTTCTCTGAATACACTCCCTGATTTTCTTGTCATCTGCCTCTTTCTCCTAAAAGCTcagtgaagaaaatttaaaaaaaaattttttaagtcaaattaataaaatgtccCAATGAATAGTATTACAATTAATCAAGGATGCCCTGCacagcttctctttcctcccatttCTGAAAGTCGCCCCAAGCACAGGGTTAGCGGGGGCTGGATGACTGACTCTtgggcagagcctgaggcaatGCTACCCAAATACTTTAAGCCACATGTTCAAGCCCAATAAATTAGCCCAGGCTTAAAGAAGTCAGGCTGTACACATGTAAGAATTTTAATAAGCCCGGAAAATGCTACCTAGAGCTTATGCATGAGCTTACTGTACCAATGGGATTCGCTGCCACCAGCCACAGAGTGCTAAGCCCCTGACAAGAGCTGTCGAGCACATGGGAAAGCAGGGACAGGGAGCCGGCTTGGTCTAGGTCTCCTCAGGAGCTGAAGACTGAAAGAAGGCTGGCAGCCAGATGGATGGAGAGCAGAAGAGGGCACGCAGCTCAGTGGAGCCAATGGCATTTCCTAGGAAAACATGTCGAAGGTTTGTTTGGTGGAAACCTGGTCCTCACACACCCTTCCAGAAACTAGCAAACACTGTAATCAATGTCTGCATTTATCAAATGCCTGTTTGTATCCAGAACTGTGTTAGCTACAATAGAGAGTTATTGAAGCAAACATGGTCTCTGCCTTCTAGATGCTGACacctaatataaataaaaacaaattctctcTGTCCAGAGAATTACCAAACTCACTGAACAAACACGAAATAGTCAAAAGCACCGATCTTGTACAAATGCTGTGGGGTAAGAGCTGCAGGGTAAGTCATGGGAGATGACTCTCTAAACAGGGTGGGGCTCTAATGGAACAGTCACCTTGTTAAAGCTGAGTCTCCAAGGGGGAAGGTCAGCTTTTAAGAAAAGAGGCAAGGGCTGGGATAAAACGAGCCAATCAGAGAAAAGCGTGCAGCTTAGGGCTTGAATTAGAGAATGAAATACAtgtacacagagaaagaaaacttgacaAGCATCCAAGAAAAGTAGGGGGAAATCAGTCGAGCAGGTGTATGTTTCTGTACTGCTGTTCCTCAAGCCCTCTTCTGATATGCACAAGAAACTCACATATCCTTTTAATGTCATTTAAACTTTGAAAGGAAACTAAATGTCCTAACCCATACCAAACCAGAGGGTTCAGAATCTGATTTTCCAGATGACAAaaacctctcccttcccctagaGCTGGGACTCACCCAGCTGGATGGCAGCACCTGTCCCCAAGGACAGTGCAGCTGTCACTGACTTCTTAAGGATCCACACAGGACCAGACCACCAGTAGTATTAAAGAGCCGCAGCCTGAGAGGACACAGACAGACCAGGGTACTAGCAAGGATATGTCATATTTACctgattaaaatttttgaaggaaaattccTTGTAGATGGCATCTCTCTCATGTAATTCTGACCATCCTGCTGCTTTCAGGTCAAGGATAACTTGgttcctctcctctgctgtcAAATGGCAAGCATCTGCTGCCTATCAAAGAACACACATAATACCTGAAATGTAGAGGTTCAGTCAAACTCGAATGCATAGCCCTTTTCCTTAtgagagatgcagaaaaataCCTTAAGGGCAACAATCAGTGACCATTTTGGATTCCTCtgttctcaaaaaataaacaacgAGGCTAGCTCCATACAAAATAAGCTGCCTCCATGCTAAGGTGTCTCACACTTACTGTTGCCTCACACTTCACAATTCTGTGTCTCTGGTTTATCACAGATACGACCATCAGCCGTTACCGCTGGTCATCTTACCATGACTGTATTACTAATGGCCAGCATGCCCAGATGTGGGAACTACGGTAAGCATACCCATGCAAGGAGACCCTGCAAGTCCACTGTCAGGTCCCAAATTAGAACTCAGGGCTCTATACTCCTGGTCCACTGCTCTTTGGACAGTCCCACACACCTTGGTGTTCTTCACTGCCTATTCACATGGCTCTTAACTCTCTGGGTGCACTATCCCCTTTCTGATGAAAACTAACCTCCAGGGGAGAAAACACAATCACACACTTAACACAGGATTTCGGATAATAACTTCTGGGGGTCCACAGATCCCCTGCACTACAGGCAAAAAGCCCTTGCCTTAGTACAGTGAGTTTTTCCAGGATACCAGTAAGACAAATCCCCCCAGTCTGGCCAGAGCACTGTCCACCTTGTTCCCACACTCACCCTGGTGACGAAACTCACAAACCAGAGTCCTGTTGGCTAACATGCCTCCACTTCCCATGCAATTTGTTTCTTAATTGAAAGAACTCTATACATCATggccagagaaaggagaggacacTCTAGCAGAAGTCAGAGGAGCTTAGCTCTCGCTCCAGCATAAATGCCAACCAATATCTCCAACCATACCTATTTGCAGGTCTACTGAAGGCTCAGGTAAGAAAGGGATTGTCACCCAGAAAGACAAAACATATTATAAAGGGCTCCTCATCAAACAGCAACTGGGGGCTTAGCTGCATCCCCTACCATGAAATTACAACTCATTCCCACTTCAGAAACCCTGAAACAGTTCATCACTGACATTAAAGTAAGTAAAAGGGCAGAATAAGTAAAACTACTTTAAGACAATTtattctgggacacctggctggctcagtcggttaagcatctgcattcagctcgggtcacgatctcagggtcctaggatcaagcccacaccagtctccctgctcagtggggagcctgattctccctctgcctctcccccttttcCCATTGGTGCATGTTTGCTAATAAATAactaatatcttaaaaaaaaaaaaaaaagaaagaaagaaaaggacaacttattctaagaagaggaaaaaaggttGCTAATGAACCAAttttcttgtctctcttccttgctAGGTCAACCACCTTTCTCCATAACTAAcgtaaaaaaaagggggggaaccctcttaattaaataaaaacatggggcgcctgggtggctcagtgggttgggccactgccttcggctcgggtcatgatctcagggtcctgggatcgagtcccgtgtcgggttctctgctccgcggggagcctgcttcctcctctctctctctctgcctgcctctctgcctacttgtgatctctctgtgtcaaatgaataaataaaatctttaaaaaaaaaaaataaaaataaataaataaataaaaacatttgaagaCCTGTTATCAAAAGCACTTAAACTATTAAGATCCAAAACATCTCTTCATTACTCTTACCGTGACCTGTTATaggaaataatctaaaattttattagtCACTTAAATATGTTAAGACAACTCAGGAAAgtatggaaaagaaattaaattatgtgTCCACTCTGAGTAGCTGCCAGGAAAACTCTTAACCATGCTGTGGGCAGTGTAGCAGTCACCTGGAGTGAGTGAAACACGGCCCCTGCGCTGTTTTCCTCCACATTCTCTGCCATGTACATCCCCAAAGAGGGCAATGGTATGCACTCTGTGCTTACCACAGGTGTCTGCCCAAGAACAGGGACCATGTccagggttgtgaaatggagcaACTTCATCTATGAAACACAAATGATCCCCTTGGAGATACACCTTCTGCAGAACCCTTTatgatgggcttttttttttttttttttttttctgtgggagatggggatggggatAGGCAAAAGTAGAGAGGATTTGGAGAGAACAAACTTCATCCAAGGCCTCACTTGGTTACTTTCAGCTATGGGGATGCTGAACAAACCACTTAGCTTCTCTCAATACCAGTATCTCGTGTCTATGGCAGGGGCATCACAACCTCTACCTGTCGacacttttttaagattttatttatttatttgagaaagagagagaccacaagcaggggaagtggcagagggataagagaaccagactccctgctgagcagggagcccaatatggaactCAATCCAAAAACCCTGGGATTatcacctaagccaaaggcagacactcaaccgactgagccacccaggcgccccgagatttttttgagagagttaAATTTAAGGAGATCTTGAATGTGAAGGCACCCAGCATTAGACCCTGGCACGTGGCAGCCTCTCAAATCCTGTTTGTTCACTCCTCTGAACCCCATATTTTTACTTAATCATCAGCACCTTCGGTACAGGTATACCCTGGGACACGCTTAGGTGACAATAAGCACAGAACTCGTGCTCTCACCTTAGTGGCCACGAAACAGTCTTCAGCTTCCTCCACCATCGAGCTATCTTCAATGTGTCCTATTAAAGACTTTCAAAGGGCCAAGGGGCTCCAGCCAGCCTCTTAAGATGACACACGAAATTTGATACAACATTTCCCCACTAGGTGGTGCTGCGTGTTAAAGCTTCCCCTCAGTTAATGCATCCCAATATATTAATTTCTGATACCAGAAAAAGGACGAAACTCCCCGcggaagaagaaagaagtataGATTTGCCTCCCCCAAATACGATAATTTGTTACTAACTCTTCCCAAACATCACAGCAAAACAAGTGAGCTAACTCCGCGCTGAGCCAGCGGCTTTTCGGCGAGCGCGCCGCGCCTTTGGTCACTTCAAGTGACCCTCAGCGTCAGACAGCTTTGCAGCTACTTGTACTTTCTTTACACAAAACTCGTCCTTGGTTTTCTTCCGGCAGGCAGCTTCGCAGACAACGACAAACGATGATGCTGCGGAGCCCCTGTCTCCGGCCGGGCGTCTGGCAGGTGCCCGGCGCCCGAACCCGGCTCCCCGAGGTCCGACACCGGAAGCCGGGCCCACTGTGGGGCCGGCCCGGGTCCTTCCCCCACGGCCACCAGCCGGCGCCGCGGGGCCTCGCCCTCCTCCCGCACCGCGGGCCCCGGCACTCACCGTGGCCGAGAAGCTCCGGGCCCGACCCCGCAGCGTCGCCAGCAGGAGCCGCGACGCCCCCCGCGCCCCTAGGGCCGCCGCCATGGCCGCCGGCCCAGGGCTGCCCGGCGCGCTGCCTGCCCGCAGCCAGCAGGCGTCTGCCCGGGAGCCGAGAGCAGTGCGGGTGGCCCTCAGCCGCGGGCCAATTGGTCCTGCAGGCGCCCGCGCGGCCCGCCCCGGAAGGTCCCGGGAGCTTCAGGGCCGCGGACCGTGCTGGCATCAGGCGGGCGGGCGCCGCAGGCCCCCGCGCTCTCAGGTCCCGCTCCGCGCCGGCCGCGTCTTGCCCGCCTCGTGGCCGCTCTCCCGCCCGCGTGCTAAGGTTTAACCCCCGGTGGGCTCTTCGGTATCCGGGCTCCGGCTCGCCGCTCTCTCGAGGACAGTcggtgctgggctccctgctaggcggtGGGGCCAAGAGCCCGAGTCGGTGGCAGCATTATGCGGGCGGGCACGGGGCGAAATAGGCTccggtgggtgggtgggaacCAGTCCCTTCCGCGCTCGCGGAGGGCAGAGAACCACCGTAATTCGGGTCTGGGCATGTAAGGCAGGGAGCCGTGGGTGCTGCTGTGCCTGCCTAGCCGCTGAGGCCTCGGGCACGCTGCTTCATCGGTGCTAGCCCAGATATGACAGTCTGGAAACTCGGCTCTTCAGGTTTGCTAAAGAGCAGCGTGCAGTGCGCGCTCCGGTGATGAAGCAGACAGTTACAGgattccctccctgcccccgcgcCCAAAGAGGTGGattcttttatgtatatatttactagtattttattcttactcttttttttcttgcctttttttttttttttgacatgtcACATACAATTTActggcttttagtatatttactTGCACCTTTTTTTACTAGCTTAAGCAAATTAATAATATAACCAAGTTTGCTTAAGATTTAGCCGTCtactcaatttttttaatatcagagtCCATGTAAGTTCAACTTAGCAGTTGCTAGCAGTTAATTTTATATTCCAtatggagttgggggagggggctttcTTGCCTCAAAATATCCTAAAATTCAAACATGGCTCAATATGCATTCTTAACATTTGCCCACTTGACAAAAACTCAAGGGAGGAATCTTGCTGCAAACTCTGATCAGATGTCACTGACCTCAAGGCATCCAAGGCACTACAGTTTCCGTTGCCTGATGCCTCAAGTGGGCAATGACTGGAGATGGAATTAAAAGTTTcgtttccagggcgcctgggtggctcagtgggttaaagcctctgccttcagctcaggtcatgatcccgggatcctgggatcgagtcccgcatcgggctctctgcacggcagggagcctgcttcccttcctctctctctgtctgcctctctgcctacttgtgatctctgtctgtcaaataaataaataaaatctttaaaaaaaaaaaaaagtttcgtTTCCAATACTTAATCGGGTGTATACAATCATAAATACCCTGTAGACTTGCTTATTAAAGTGAGAACTGCAAAATGAACTGGTACGTGTGAGGTAACAAGACTCCtcattttccttccctaaatCCACTTTAGGAAACTGGTGTCTCAGCTCTAGTTATGAAAAGCAGCAGCGGTAGCATGCCAGTAGGGCCTAGGGCAAATGATGTTCACCAGTAGGGGCTGTGGATACTCAGCCTTCACATGTACGTCTCCAGTTAGTAGGATTTAAGTTCCTTACCAAGGATTTATTGAGCAAGTCCTCTATAGTGGGTACTCTTGGGAAAGGCAGTCAGTCTCCTGCTCACAGTCTTTTAAGCCCTGCTCACCCATGTAAGAATGGGCCTTAGGCCTAGAACACTCCCTTACTGATTGTTACAAAGAGCCCATACAGCCTGTTCCAGGCTTAACACCTTGTGTGGGAATATCCTTCCCTGATCCAGGCTCACTCAATATGTACTCCTGTATTCTGCTTAAGCAGGCAAGTCAGAACCCTGGGGcatgcccccctcctcccagccatcCCCTCCCCCTTTCAGTATTACAGACTCCACTGGGTTGGGAGGAGCTTGTGCTAAGACACTAGAGGGGCACTCTGGCCTTTCACTGTTGGGGAGGATCCACTTGCCTTGGGGACCACTGCACACTCCTAGAGTTGATCTCGCTCTGTCTCTTGTTGAGTACAAATGCTGTTCCATCCAGTATGGGACTGTGTTGTGTCTTCCTTGGCAACTGATACTAACCAGGAGTGAGCACAAGTGTCTGGATTTATGTCCCCGATGACTGGCTTCTCATGATCTTTCTGTCTTCCATGTAGCTGAATTCCCGCCCTCCCCATCCCTGGCATTGGTACCAGTGCACAGACATTGACTCTGCTGCACAGACACCATGCTTGGCTTGAGATGGTTTACCTGATGTTGGACCTTTCGTCCTGCCTCCTACTTCCCGTTCCCTCAGCACCAGGGCTTTCCAACTGATGCTCTCTACACTTGAACCTCCCCTCTAGGGAATGGCCCTGCTCCACCTTCCCTCCAAGGGAAACCCAGGTAGCTTGTCTTAGCTTAGTATTAGAAGCAAAGCCATGGATCTGTTGGCCACACTAGGAGCCTGTCCTCATCCTCCACACCAGCATAGGGCCCCATTACATATCAAAGGCATGAATATGCCTGTATCTTTAATAAGACAGCTTTCTCATCTGGGagtgtgccccccaccccgggaaataaaactatatacagtcataagtttaaaaaaaaaaaaaagtaatgctgaACCTTCTCAAAGATCTATTATGTAGTCATGGTTAGGAAATCTCTTGGCAACAgtgaaatatttatcatttgttaagcaaaacaaaacaaggtgcTAAATGACAGTTATGTTATGACTCtaactatgggaaacaaaggagagagacaagagggTAATGGATTATGATTGTCTCTCAGCTCACTCCAGTCACCATGCTTAGTTTGGAACATGGGTCCCCCTACTGGAAGCTGCATGACCCAGAGCAGATTATTTGGGGCCTCATTTATTACCCTTCTATAAAACAAGGATATTTAATACCAGTGTCAAGCTCAGAGCTACTGTACCAGTAAATGAAACGGTAGgtaaagaacttaaaatagtAGGAACACACACAGTTAGACTCAAGTGTTCGTTATTGTTATAAAAGATGGAATCACTGTAAGTTTTTCttataagtacacacacacacatacatgtaaagGTTCAAATCCAGCTTCATCAGCTTATTGTTTATGTAacctgggcaagttactcagcctctctccatgcctcagtctgctcatttgtaaagtgaaaaaaatactaGTACCTTTCTGAACCACCGTCCCTTCCACCAGTGACCACCCCAGCCATAGCTGTCCACAACTTAAAGTTGTAAACTCCTGCCCAACATTCAGACAAGGTGACTCAACTAAGATTCTATTTCCATAGAATTTAGGGTGCATGATAAAATGAACTGCTCTATCTGAAACACTGGAAACAGTCACTACAAAGGTTACTTGTCATTATGTGGTCAGATGTCTTATATCTGCATTTAAGGGATCTTTTAGAAACAGCTTTTCAAAAAAGTTGGTATAAATTACACATTGTCTCGTTTCTACCTGTGTCCTAAGCTAGACTATAATCAACTTGCAGGCAAGAACAGTGTTACGTATTTCTTTTGGCTCTGACAAACTAGCACAGTGCCAAGAACGTTTTAAGGTTGAATCAGTGCGCGCTGGTTAGGTAATGACTAAAATTTGAGTTATGCTTTAGCCTAGAACTGTTAATAAATAAGCTTTAGTTTGATGATAATATTTGCTTTCTCCTAACATCTGCCCTATCCAGAAATTACTTATACCACTTCAAATTCTTCCAGTGAAATTAGAGATCATAAACACCAAGTACTTGActcttttattttcccagttACTTACAAGGTCACACTTATCAATTCTATTTCTTCCACAACAGAACATTTTCCTGCTTACAGGCTCTGAGAGAAAAACTGCAAATGAACGGAAACCAACCTTCTTAGACATAAAGACTTTTTAGGAATCAAGACTTTTCTAGAACTATACTGTGAAAAGTCCTATTTCCTCCTCCTATGAAGCCAAATATCATTCTACGCACTGTTGCACCTGAACACAGCTCCCATTTGAAACTGGATTACCCCCTTAAAATATTGGATTAGTAAAAACAAGAATGGTGACTTCTGTtgaatttgcatttgttttttgcGGTACTAATTAAAAgaccaatttataattttttaacacATTCAACAGTTCAACAAATGCATGATCCTTTTAATCTGACTAAAGCTGTAAGTCTATACTTCACTGGAGAATATGTAAGGAAGTGCAGCattaatttctgaaatttcttgTCCTGACGTCTCCTTTCAGTCCGTTGCTATTCAGCATGTTCCTGCTCCTGTCCGGGAATTAGCCACCGAATGCTCTCAGTTCGAATGGTAGCGTACAT
Proteins encoded in this window:
- the PCBD2 gene encoding pterin-4-alpha-carbinolamine dehydratase 2 isoform X1; this translates as MAAALGARGASRLLLATLRGRARSFSATAADACHLTAEERNQVILDLKAAGWSELHERDAIYKEFSFKNFNQAFGFMSRVALQAEKMNHHPEWFNVYNKVQITLTSHDYGGLTKRDVKLAKFIEKAAASV